The stretch of DNA TCGGGCCCCCTTGACTTCACTCGCTCGGCCGGTATCCTGGTAAGGCTTCTCGGGCCGAAGTGGCGGAATTGGCAGACGCGCATGATTCAGGGTCATGTGCCCGCAAGGGTGTGGGGGTTCGAGTCCCCCCTTCGGCACCACTGAAAATCGACCAAGCCCCGCGCGTCGCCCCCCATCCTACCCCAGAGCCGCCGACGGGCGCGCGGCCCCGTCGGGAGGAACTATGAGCCTACCGACGCGTCGCGGCGCGCCTTCCACAGCTCCACGACCACCGGAATCAGCGAGAGCACGATGACCGCGATCACGACGACGTGGATGTAGCGCGAGATGTTCGGGATCAGCGTGCCGAGCAGATACCCCGCCCATGTCATGCTGACCACCCAGCCAATCCCGCCGAACACGTTGTAGAACAGGAACCGGCGATACTCCATCTGCCCGATCCCCGCCACCACTGGGGCGAACGTGCGAATGAGCGGGATGAAGCGCGCGAGCACGATGGTCTTGCCGCCGTACTTCTCGTAGAACACGCGGGTGCGGAGGAGGTGTTTGCGACTGAACAGCAGGGACTCCTCCTTCGTGAACAGGCGCGGGCCCGCGCGGTAGCCGATCGCATAGCCCACGCTGTCACCGATGATGGCGGCGGCGATGAGCAGCACGTTCAGCAGCCAGATGTCGAGCGCCCCGGCGGCGGCGAGCAGCCCGGCGGTGATCAGCAGCGAGTCACCAGGGAGGAAGAAGCCGACGAGGAGCCCGGTCTCGCAGAACACGATGGCCACCAGCAGGACGTAGCCGCCCCAGCGAATGAGGTCGGCCAGCGACAGGCTGCCGTCGAGGAGGCCGTGAATGAGCTCCACGCGTTTCTAGACCAGCTCCGCCAGGGTGACCCGCCGCCCCAGCGTCGAGGAGCGCTGCGCCGCTTCCGCCACCGCGAGCGCGGTGAGCCCGGCCGCGACGTCAACCGGCGGCGCGCTTCCGTCGCGCGCAGCGGCGAGGAACAGCTCGAGTTCGCGGCGGAGCGGCTCTGCGCCGGTCGCCTTGAACGACTGGATCCGGCCCTCGGGCGCCTGCCAGCCGCCCTCGCCCGCGACGTGGCGGTTCTCGTGCACCGCCACTTCGGACGAGCCGAAGTCGGCGGCGAGAGTCGCCCGCTCCCCCACGATCACGCAGTCGCGATACGTGCCCGGCGCGAAGTAGCCGGCCTCGACGAAGGCGGAAACTGCCCCGTACTCCACCGCGCTGAAGGAGAGATCGTCCATCCCTCGCCCCAGGTGGTCGCGCAGCGTCGCCGTCACCGCAGTGGGCGCCGCGCCGAGCAGGTAGGCGAAGAGATCGAAGTAGTGGATGGCGTCGGTCTGGGTCACCCCCACGTCGGTGCGCGGGCGCTTGAACCCCGCGAAGCGGCCGGTCGCGTAGCGCACCGGCCCCACTTCGCCGCTCGCGAGCCGCTCCCGCAGCGCCTCGGTGACGGGGTGGAAGCGGAAGATATGACCGACCTGGAGCACACGGCCGGTTGCGCACACGAGGTCGGCGAGCTCGCGGCCCTGGGCCAGCGTGAGCGTCAGGGGCTTCTCGACGAAGCAGTGCCGGCCCGCGCGGAGACAGGCGCCGGCAACCGCCAAATGGCTGTCGGCGGGC from Candidatus Methylomirabilota bacterium encodes:
- a CDS encoding VTT domain-containing protein, with the protein product MELIHGLLDGSLSLADLIRWGGYVLLVAIVFCETGLLVGFFLPGDSLLITAGLLAAAGALDIWLLNVLLIAAAIIGDSVGYAIGYRAGPRLFTKEESLLFSRKHLLRTRVFYEKYGGKTIVLARFIPLIRTFAPVVAGIGQMEYRRFLFYNVFGGIGWVVSMTWAGYLLGTLIPNISRYIHVVVIAVIVLSLIPVVVELWKARRDASVGS
- a CDS encoding Gfo/Idh/MocA family oxidoreductase codes for the protein MRVLLIGLGRWGEKHLRVLTELGVELWVADLAEERRAFAVKAGVAPARAVADYRAALPHVDAVDLVTPADSHLAVAGACLRAGRHCFVEKPLTLTLAQGRELADLVCATGRVLQVGHIFRFHPVTEALRERLASGEVGPVRYATGRFAGFKRPRTDVGVTQTDAIHYFDLFAYLLGAAPTAVTATLRDHLGRGMDDLSFSAVEYGAVSAFVEAGYFAPGTYRDCVIVGERATLAADFGSSEVAVHENRHVAGEGGWQAPEGRIQSFKATGAEPLRRELELFLAAARDGSAPPVDVAAGLTALAVAEAAQRSSTLGRRVTLAELV